A stretch of the Agromyces larvae genome encodes the following:
- the gatA gene encoding Asp-tRNA(Asn)/Glu-tRNA(Gln) amidotransferase subunit GatA: MSAELTRLDASALAAKLAAGEVSSVEATKAHLDRIAAVDGAVHAFLHVAGERALADAAEVDRRRAAGEPLGELAGVPIAVKDVLVTGGMPSTAGSRILEGWVPPYDATPVRKVREAGLIPLGKTNMDEFAMGSSTEHSAYGPTFNPWDLERIPGGSGGGSAAAVAAFEAPLALGSDTGGSIRQPAHVTGTVGVKPTYGAVSRYGSIALASSLDQIGPVTRTVLDAALLQDVIAGHDPHDSTSIPDAWPSMAEAVRNADVRGLRIGVVKELDSEGFQAGVRQRFHEALDLLERNGAEIVEVGAPNFEHSIAAYYLILPAEASSNLAKFDSVRFGLRVTPEGGGTVEQVMAATREAGFGPEVKRRIILGTYALSAGYYDAYYGSAQKVRTLVQRDFDAAFAKVDVLATPTAPTTAFKLGEKLDDPLAMYLNDVATIPANLAGVPGISVPAGLAPEDGLPVGIQFLAPAREDARLYNVGGALEQLLTAEWGGRLLDRAPDLSTHELLATEEGAV, translated from the coding sequence GTGAGCGCCGAACTGACCAGGCTGGATGCCTCCGCGCTCGCGGCGAAGCTCGCCGCGGGCGAGGTGTCGAGCGTCGAGGCGACGAAGGCGCATCTCGACCGCATCGCGGCCGTCGACGGCGCGGTGCATGCGTTCCTGCACGTCGCGGGCGAGCGTGCGCTCGCCGACGCCGCCGAGGTCGACCGCCGTCGCGCGGCGGGCGAACCGCTGGGCGAACTCGCGGGCGTGCCGATCGCCGTGAAGGACGTGCTCGTGACCGGGGGCATGCCCTCGACCGCGGGCTCCCGCATCCTCGAGGGCTGGGTGCCGCCGTACGACGCGACGCCGGTGCGCAAGGTGCGCGAGGCGGGGCTCATCCCGCTCGGCAAGACCAACATGGACGAGTTCGCGATGGGCTCGTCGACCGAGCACTCGGCCTATGGTCCGACGTTCAACCCGTGGGACCTCGAGCGCATCCCCGGTGGTTCGGGCGGTGGCTCGGCGGCGGCGGTCGCCGCGTTCGAGGCGCCGCTCGCGCTCGGCAGCGACACGGGCGGGTCGATCCGCCAGCCCGCGCACGTGACCGGCACGGTCGGCGTGAAGCCGACGTACGGCGCGGTGAGCCGCTACGGCTCGATCGCGCTCGCGTCGAGCCTCGACCAGATCGGCCCGGTGACGCGCACGGTGCTCGATGCGGCGCTGCTGCAGGACGTGATCGCGGGGCACGACCCGCACGACTCCACGTCGATCCCCGACGCGTGGCCGTCGATGGCCGAAGCGGTGCGCAATGCCGACGTGCGGGGCCTGCGCATCGGCGTCGTGAAGGAGCTCGATTCCGAGGGCTTCCAGGCCGGCGTGCGCCAGCGATTCCATGAGGCACTCGACCTGCTCGAGCGCAACGGCGCCGAGATCGTCGAGGTCGGCGCGCCGAACTTCGAGCACTCGATCGCGGCGTACTACCTGATCCTCCCGGCCGAGGCGAGCTCGAACCTGGCCAAGTTCGATTCGGTGCGGTTCGGTCTGCGGGTGACGCCCGAGGGCGGCGGCACGGTCGAGCAGGTGATGGCGGCGACCCGCGAGGCGGGCTTCGGCCCCGAGGTGAAGCGCCGCATCATCCTCGGCACCTACGCCCTGTCGGCCGGCTACTACGACGCGTACTACGGCAGCGCGCAGAAGGTGCGCACGCTCGTGCAGCGCGACTTCGACGCCGCGTTCGCCAAGGTCGACGTGCTCGCCACTCCCACCGCCCCGACCACGGCGTTCAAGCTCGGCGAGAAGCTCGACGATCCGCTGGCGATGTACCTGAATGATGTGGCGACGATCCCCGCGAACCTCGCGGGTGTGCCCGGTATCTCGGTGCCCGCGGGGCTCGCGCCCGAGGACGGCCTGCCGGTCGGCATCCAGTTCCTCGCGCCGGCGCGTGAAGACGCCCGCCTGTACAACGTGGGCGGGGCGCTCGAGCAGCTGCTCACCGCGGAGTGGGGCGGTCGCCTGCTCGACCGCGCACCCGACCTGTCCACCCATGAGCTGCTCGCGACCGAGGAAGGTGCCGTCTGA